The Thermosinus carboxydivorans Nor1 genome includes a window with the following:
- a CDS encoding TIM barrel protein — MYAQFGPAGNPDAFYQAGYKASVDMPQWLAGLGLTAYEYQCSRGVTIRPETAAAIGRQAAEHNIKLSIHAPYYINLATEDAKIAANTKKHLLKSLEAAQWMGADRVVFHPGGPGRQERRRAMEQAKRLFAEVLAEAERQGLNTVLLAPETMGKQNQLGTLDEVLELCRMAKWVAPAVDFGHMHAVTGGQYTTREEFAAVFDKVATELGEEVAANLHIHFSRIEFTKAGEKKHWTFDDPFGPSYEPLLEVIAERRYTPRLICESAGTQARDAKIMQEFYFRCLNNW; from the coding sequence TTGTACGCGCAATTTGGTCCGGCTGGCAACCCTGATGCTTTTTACCAGGCAGGCTATAAAGCTTCGGTCGATATGCCGCAATGGCTGGCCGGTCTTGGTCTTACCGCCTATGAATATCAGTGTAGTCGGGGAGTAACCATCCGCCCGGAAACGGCAGCGGCGATTGGCCGACAGGCGGCGGAGCATAATATTAAACTCAGCATCCATGCGCCATACTATATCAACTTGGCAACCGAGGACGCCAAAATAGCCGCTAATACAAAAAAGCACCTACTAAAATCGCTGGAAGCGGCCCAATGGATGGGCGCCGACCGCGTAGTGTTCCACCCCGGCGGGCCGGGTAGACAGGAACGCCGGCGGGCAATGGAACAGGCCAAGCGGTTATTTGCAGAGGTTTTAGCTGAAGCCGAACGGCAGGGACTTAATACCGTGTTGCTTGCTCCGGAAACAATGGGGAAACAGAACCAGCTCGGGACGTTGGACGAAGTGCTGGAGTTATGCCGTATGGCAAAATGGGTGGCGCCGGCGGTTGACTTTGGCCATATGCATGCCGTTACCGGCGGACAATATACTACCCGTGAGGAATTTGCTGCCGTCTTTGACAAAGTAGCTACCGAATTGGGGGAGGAAGTGGCGGCTAACTTACATATCCATTTTAGCCGGATTGAGTTTACAAAAGCCGGGGAGAAAAAACACTGGACCTTTGATGATCCCTTTGGGCCGTCCTATGAACCGCTGCTAGAGGTAATTGCCGAACGGCGTTATACGCCGCGCCTTATCTGTGAATCGGCAGGTACCCAGGCCCGGGATGCCAAAATCATGCAGGAATTCTATTTTCGTTGCTTGAATAATTGGTAA
- a CDS encoding YlbF family regulator translates to MLVYDKAHELARALKHSDEYRALLAAQQAIAADEQTLKMVKEFLAKQMELEYAALAGKGEDKARAEQLQKLYELLMLNSKAKDFVQAYFRFQRMMADIYKIIGEAVAEGLDFFVKR, encoded by the coding sequence ATGCTTGTTTACGACAAAGCTCATGAGCTCGCCCGCGCCCTTAAACACTCGGACGAATACCGTGCTTTGCTGGCTGCCCAACAAGCAATCGCTGCCGACGAGCAGACTCTCAAAATGGTAAAGGAGTTTTTGGCTAAGCAGATGGAACTTGAATATGCGGCGCTCGCCGGGAAAGGCGAAGATAAGGCGCGTGCCGAGCAGCTCCAAAAGCTGTATGAGTTACTGATGCTGAACAGTAAAGCCAAAGATTTTGTCCAGGCATATTTTCGGTTTCAGCGGATGATGGCTGATATCTATAAAATTATTGGCGAAGCAGTCGCCGAAGGGCTGGATTTTTTTGTTAAACGATAA